CATCAATTTCTGATAAGTCGTGTTGGTAATACCTTGGCAGCTTCGAAACAGACATGAGATCAGAATGATAAGATCCAATCGAGTCTCCTGAATTTCCATCATCTAGGGGGGGATGACATCTAACTTCTCGGTTTTTTACCTCTTCGTCTTCGGTTTTGTTAGCCATGTCAGCAGCCTCAAAGGCTAAATCGCCAAAATCATTGCTGTATTTCGAATCATCGCTGTTACTAGGGAAGGCCTCTGAATCAGCACTTTTGACATGTTCCTCATTTAGGCTGGGACGAACCCCTTCTTCATCAAATCTAACCGACTCCAAGATAGCCCCATTGGAGTTCCGAGCAGAAATATTTATGGACTCTGATGGACTGGAAAAGCTTTTCCTCGTCGCCTGAGAGTCCCgtgtcttcttttcctttgcacAATGTacttttatctcttcttccttgctttTGCTTCTGGTGAAGCTCCTATTTTGGGAGCGGGGCACTGTTTGACTGAGTCCTGGAGCAggatttttgttctctttcttcGTATTGGAGAAATTGGGAACAACAGGAAGTGACTGCGCAAGAGGGCTTTCAGATTGCGGCCTTCGCCTTCCAGAAATGGAGTTGGATGGTTTTAAGGAAGACCGAGGGACAGGCACTGCGGTTGTCTGAGGTTTCTTGGAAGGCTGATCTTGAACAGGTGAAAATTGCTTCTTGGTTGTAGAGCACCTGGAAGAACCAGCTCCAGGAGATGCTTCGTTCTGTCCATCTGGATAATTCTCTGCTTCACCACAGAATAATGCCCTCGTATGCTGCGACAAGGAAAACTTTCTGATGGTTAGTCCAAGTAACAACCCGGAAGCCTAATTCCAGCTTTCAAAAAAATGACATGGAACAGTACCTCGTCCATCCTCGTGCTCGACCGAGTATTGAATGATCGCAGCGTCTCAATACGCGACCGCGCGCTGGAATTTGAATCTGGTCCTTCCGCAGACCCAGAAAATTTGGCTTTCAACTCTGAAATATTCATTTCGAGGTCGGCCTGCATGTCCTTCAACTTCGCCTCCTTCGCCACCCTGCTGCATCCCCCTTCTTGTCTGCGTCTCACGTCCCGTCTCCGCATGTACTCGTCGTAGAATTTCCCCCTCAGATTAACCGATACATCCTGCCTATAAGCATCGGCGTTGTCCTCCCGATCACCTACCATCTTCACTGATGGAGAGGTGCCGAACTTTGTGCCACCGCTCGAACTCCTCATCGACTCGGTCACGATTTGCTTCTCATGAACTCGAGTAGGAATCGCCCGGCCATCAAGTTCTGTACTCCTCCGTCTGGAACTGAACTGATCGTCGGGCGTCCGAAGCTTCTGCTCAGCAAAAAGCCTCTCGAGCTCATCGGCTTGGCTCCTGAGCTCCTCAATGAATTCCTGGTTCCCCCTGGAGCGCCGTGTCAACCTCGGAACCGGACTCTCCGGAGCCTGTCCGCCCGGAAACACTGCATCCCCATCACCAGAAGAAGGACCCGTCTCGCGGCCGGCCGCAGCACGCGACCCCGCGATCTTCCGGGAGCCGCTGGGAGCTCGTGCTTGGAACTTCATGACTCGCAAGAGCTTAGCTCCATCGAGCGATACGCCGAAGTCGCGTCGTCGAGCATCTGCTCCTCCACGCCGCCTGTCTGCTTCTGAATCGGTTCGATCTTCAGGAGACTAACTCGGTCAATGCACGGAGCCTCCGGGCCGGCTGAGTCGTTTGGCGACTCGGTCAGGTGAGGCTCCTCGTATTATTATTCATCCCCTCGTGCGATCTCTCGTTTTGGATGGGGAGTGTGACGGGGAAGTGAGGATGGTGGCGAGGAGGGGCTCTGGGTCCGCGACACGTGGAGGCTCGCGATTGCCCCGGAGGGGGGCGTAGGCCGGTCAAACGTCGAGTTCGAAGAGATGGGCGGGCCCACTTGGCTCTTCCTTCTGCCTCCATTGGTGGCGGGGATCGTCAGCGGACAATGTCATACTCAGGTGActaaagagagaagaaagagagagagacggctTAATTTGTTGACACGTGGCTTCTAAGTGGTCTCCTTCGCTGGGGAATTGCATGGGGGCTGGGCTTACCGCGGATAAAAAGGAGGGTCTATACCCGAAAAACTATAGAATAATACCTTTgtaacaaaattattttaaatgaatttttaaatcaGTAAAAAATCTAGtaataaattcaaattactGAATTTGATTACACGAGACAATCAATAATacatcaatttggagttttatcttgtatttgtcatagatgtgtgattttgtgattttttctaatattaattaaatttaacggaaattaaggagaaataaatatatcaatttaaaatctTTTGTGTTAGATAagtttatcatatatatattaatttaggatttttggtagtACTAACTATTAAATAAAATAGGAGGATGGGAAAAATAACAAGAGCACATCACTTTGGCAAATGCCAGATTATTCTTTTCCTTaacaaaatttgggaaaatacaGGGAGAATACTGTGAAACTGTTCGACAGGGCGGCAAGTCCGAGAACGTGGAATTTGGGATCTCGAAAGCAGCCAATTATTAACTGCTAATACCTGCCATAAGGTCATCATCATGAGTTCATAATCATGAgacatgacatgacagaatatCTCCCCcaaccccttttctttttcttcttttcctaaattttttccaattCCGAGACTACGAAACGATAGCGTTTTTCCTTTTCCCGTAGGATTAGGATAGAGTTTTTAGACCCTCTTTTTGCACCAATGCTTTATCTAAATGATCCCTTGCTCTTCCAATCCCAAAAGGAACAGAGAAAGGATTCACGGAAAAAGCATCAAGACAACTCTTCACGTTTTCAAGGCGGCGGATGATGGTTAAGGTCCGAGAAAGATCTAAATTAGTGTTGGCTTTCATGTGAATGCAACGAAACGGACGAAAGAGGGACTTCAATCTTTTTCAGcattatattagattaaaaagaaaaggtagaaCGAATGTACATAAGTTACAAAGTCAACATCAAAAGCAACAATTAAGCTCCTACGGTCCCTAAAAGGTCAATCAAATCTTTAGAATCATGCATGCGATCCATGAATAGTCCCCTATAACAGCAATTGCCCGATTCTAACACGGACCCAAAATGCGAAATGCAACAGAGCAACAGAGGAGTGAGTACCAATTCTCTGTCAAATTCACTTCCTCAACTAGATTATTCCTCAGCAAGAAAATAGCAAATTTTTTAGCAAATCcccaattccttttttttattattattatttattgggATGGTTAGATTCCCAATTCACTAGTCACTGAAAAAGCCAAGAACTGGCACATACCCAGAAATTTAGATAGTTCTAATTGGAGGGGATTTGGCCATTTTGCCTTGGATTATAACACTTGACAGAAGCCCCAATTCGAGATACAGAGCAAACAATAACAACTCCCCTCAGAAACACAACCTCAACTTCtaaagtcttcttcttcacccaTATGAATCATAGTTTCCTAGAAACTCTACATAAATTTCTAACACTTACAGTCGGAAAAAAATCCTAGTTACTATCCTCGCTGTTGTCGGccttgtcgtcgtcgtcgtcgtccctATGCTGGTGATTCCCACTgctccctccgccgccgccgccgccgctgccgcctccGCCTTTGCCGCCGTCCCCGACCTTCTTCCCGGAATGGGGCCTGATCTGGGAGATCTCCACCTGGGTCGTCATGAAGAACTGCATCCTCTGCAGCTCCAGCTCCTTGGCGAACCTCATCCTCTGCttctccatctccaccacctGCTGCAGCTTGGCGCTCTCCGTCTGCTCGTACACCTCCCCGAAGCTGGCGATCGCGCGGGTCAGGTCCCCGATGGAGCTCCCCAGTCCGCTCCCCGCCTTCGGCTTCGGCGGCCGCCTCGCTCCGGTCTCGTTCAGGTTCACGTCTCGCCCGGGATTCGACCTCTTGGGGCGGCGAATCTCCGGCGGCAGGCTGTCGGTGGAGGAGCCGTCGTTGTCGGAGAACCCCGGCTCCGGCTCCGACTCCGACTCCGCCGGCCGCCGCTTCCGGATCTGCATCTTCTGCCCGCCTCGCGGCTGCTGCTGCCCTTGCTTGTGCTGTTGCTGCGTTTGCGACGATCGCTGGTCCTTGTTTTGACTACCGACCGACGACCTGATTCCGACCGGGATACCTACGGGGACATCTTTCAGCGTCCGCACGGGACTCGGAGTCGCCGCCGCGGCGGCCGCCGGGGAGGTGTACTTCGCGGACGGCCCGATCAGCTGCTCCAATCTGTCGAAGAACCTCCACTTGCTCgggccggcgccggcgccgatCTTCGCCTTCTCGAGCTTGTACTTCTTCTTCACCGTGTCGATCCTGTTCTTGCACTGGATGTCGCTCTTCGGCGGCTTCGCGTAGTTTTCCTGCCGCTCACCACGTCGGCGACTTCCTTCCAGTGCTTCTGCTTCAGATTCCCCGGCTCAGCTCCAGATACCGCTCTCCCCAGGCTTCGATCAGCACCGCCGTCGCGCCCTCGCTCCAGCAGTCCTCGCGGCCCCCTccccgccgccccgccgccggcgccggccTTCACGTTCTGGATCGGGAGGGCCAGGGCGAGGCTGTTCTGCGGgggcagcagcggcggcggcagagGCCGCTCCGGGGGCCGCCGCGTCGGCGCCGGGGCCGGGGGACCGTCACCGTTATGCGGCCGTTGGCGGCGCGCGGCGGGGACGGGGAGGACGACGCGCTCGGCGGGCCGGGGGTCGGCGGGGAGCGGATCTCGTCGTCGTCTTCCATGGGAGGCGCGGGGGCTAGCTACCGTGCGCCGGGGGGTGCGCAGGTTTGATCAACGTAACTcgcgagcaagagagagaaagagaagagaagagaaagaggggaaaagagagagaagagcgcGTCGAGGTGTGTGGGGGTTTTCTCAGCGCAATTAACGGTTGACGGAGATGAGGGGGCGCGTTCGGCTGACGGCGACGGAAAAGCGGGACGGCGAGGGGGAGGGACACGTGGCGGGGAGGCGGTGGAGGGAGGGGCCGAGGTGGCGAGATCCGATTGGGTGGTTATCATGCGCCGGGGGTCCCGTCACCGGCGGGTTCTCTGCGGGTTCGCCGGCTGTTTGGTGATGGTAGGTGGAGCTTTCTTGGCCGTCCTCTTTTGGTCGGGTCGACGACGGGGAAAACAAAACCAGcgacttctctttttttttttccttttttttttttttttttgcgccaCCTAATGTGAAACCAGAAAATAAATATGAGAAAAGGCAAACAGAGACATGTCATGCCAAGAAATCCTTTTGGGATATTTATACACCGCCGTGGCAGGGGAGGAATTCTTGCCCGGACCGGAAACCACCGACCGAGTCGAATTGCAGCCGTTGATGGCTCTCACCTGAGATCCCGTGGATCCAGATTTGGGAAAGAAAATCTCGACCCTCTTGCTCATTCTCGGCAAGTTGGTAAATTTGCAAATGGACTGCATCC
Above is a window of Eucalyptus grandis isolate ANBG69807.140 chromosome 9, ASM1654582v1, whole genome shotgun sequence DNA encoding:
- the LOC104422911 gene encoding uncharacterized protein LOC104422911, whose translation is MKFQARAPSGSRKIAGSRAAAGRETGPSSGDGDAVFPGGQAPESPVPRLTRRSRGNQEFIEELRSQADELERLFAEQKLRTPDDQFSSRRRSTELDGRAIPTRVHEKQIVTESMRSSSGGTKFGTSPSVKMVGDREDNADAYRQDVSVNLRGKFYDEYMRRRDVRRRQEGGCSRVAKEAKLKDMQADLEMNISELKAKFSGSAEGPDSNSSARSRIETLRSFNTRSSTRMDEHTRALFCGEAENYPDGQNEASPGAGSSRCSTTKKQFSPVQDQPSKKPQTTAVPVPRSSLKPSNSISGRRRPQSESPLAQSLPVVPNFSNTKKENKNPAPGLSQTVPRSQNRSFTRSKSKEEEIKVHCAKEKKTRDSQATRKSFSSPSESINISARNSNGAILESVRFDEEGVRPSLNEEHVKSADSEAFPSNSDDSKYSNDFGDLAFEAADMANKTEDEEVKNREVRCHPPLDDGNSGDSIGSYHSDLMSVSKLPRYYQHDLSEIDASVDSSVGSSISWSSQPMVHAETGLVRTRKKWGNAQKPNFPGDSSQNESSKDAKKGFWLLKFGRSQVAESSVNRVSTLTSDGDDAIEGMCGPPPQRSLEHSEQPVAGFSQDHSCSGSFDTSDLFQEQVQALDGSIPAPPEKFKLRGAQQSLSGSSLKAPRSFFSLSSFRSKGRDLKVYH
- the LOC104424018 gene encoding LOW QUALITY PROTEIN: trihelix transcription factor ASIL2-like (The sequence of the model RefSeq protein was modified relative to this genomic sequence to represent the inferred CDS: inserted 2 bases in 2 codons) — encoded protein: MEDDDEIRSPPTPGPPSASSSPSPPRAANGRITVTVPRPAPAAGRRGGGREDCWSEGATAVLIEAWGERYLELSXGNLKQKHWKEVADVVSXQENYAKPPKSDIQCKNRIDTVKKKYKLEKAKIGAGAGPSKWRFFDRLEQLIGPSAKYTSPAAAAAATPSPVRTLKDVPVGIPVGIRSSVGSQNKDQRSSQTQQQHKQGQQQPRGGQKMQIRKRRPAESESEPEPGFSDNDGSSTDSLPPEIRRPKRSNPGRDVNLNETGARRPPKPKAGSGLGSSIGDLTRAIASFGEVYEQTESAKLQQVVEMEKQRMRFAKELELQRMQFFMTTQVEISQIRPHSGKKVGDGGKGGGGSGGGGGGGSSGNHQHRDDDDDDKADNSEDSN